From a single Nicotiana tabacum cultivar K326 chromosome 8, ASM71507v2, whole genome shotgun sequence genomic region:
- the LOC107809359 gene encoding nuclear transcription factor Y subunit A-6 produces the protein MKSLDPDLQGETLRLTHSIINSQDEMTTSEKTNSQDQCASSEYVHDERYGRDMQAQIKPALFSSQNEVAHSTGFSPFGYSDPYMTGLYTAYGPQAFPQMMGIAPTRVPLPLDLAEDGPIYVNAKQYHGIMRRRQIRAKLEAQNKLVKNRKPYLHESRHLHAVNRVRGSGGRFLSSKKVHQSDPNSYPTNAISSQDSVERENSTSAFSSVRKDVNNGVSFQQQPDHRAFGVSSHMAITMQGNGNQQRAPVVR, from the exons ATGAAGTCTTTGGATCCAGACTTACAAGGCGAGACATTGCGGTTGACACATTCTATTATTAATTCACAAGACGAAATGACTACCTCGGAGAAAACAAATTCTCAAGATCAATGTGCCTCCTCAGAATACG TTCATGATGAAAGATATGGGAGAGATATGCAAGCTCAAATAAAGCCTGCTCTTTTTTCGTCGCAGAATGAAGTGGCCCATTCAACT GGTTTCTCTCCTTTTGGTTACTCTGATCCCTATATGACTGGCTTATATACTGCTTATGGACCTCAAGCTTTT CCACAAATGATGGGGATAGCGCCTACCCGCGTCCCACTCCCCCTAGATCTTGCAGAGGATGGACCAATTTATGTAAATGCAAAACAGTACCATGGGATCATGAGGCGGAGACAGATACGTGCTAAGCTTGAGGCTCAGAACAAACTTGTCAAAAATAGAAAG CCATATCTTCATGAGTCACGGCATCTTCATGCAGTGAATAGAGTTAGAGGGTCCGGAGGACGTTTTCTTAGCTCAAAGAAAGTGCATCAATCTGATCCAAATAGTTACCCCACTAACGCAATTTCTTCTCAAGACTCAGTTGAGCGCGAAAATTCAACTTCTGCTTTCTCAAGTGTCCGGAAAGATGTCAACAATGGCGTCAGCTTCCAGCAGCAACCTGATCACAGGGCCTTTGGTGTATCCTCTCACATGGCTATTACCATGCAAGGCAATGGGAATCAGCAACGTGCTCCAGTTGTCCGGTGA